One Micromonospora craniellae genomic region harbors:
- a CDS encoding GntR family transcriptional regulator, with the protein MGEATAGGRPTARYRQIAADLATRIRQGEYEPGEALPAQRDLSAHYGVTLMTLRQALQELSDEGLIVQQAGRGTYVTPVQAAYRVDTLRSFTEDLREQGHDVVTQVLSGAMRRPPAWVVDRFGDGGGERALRLERLRLLNGRPAIHQVSWVRPPYGATIRDRDFVRTSLYAALADAGVAILRASERIVPSLLAAPAAGHLRQPPGSPVFVSERTTVALDGTAVVVDRAVVVGDAMEIRAERAATRLSVRWGAVRSPVAPGDGTP; encoded by the coding sequence ATGGGTGAGGCGACGGCGGGTGGCCGACCGACCGCGCGCTACCGGCAGATCGCGGCCGACCTGGCGACCCGGATCCGGCAGGGCGAGTACGAGCCCGGCGAGGCGCTGCCGGCGCAGCGGGACCTGAGCGCCCACTACGGCGTCACGCTGATGACGTTGCGCCAGGCCCTCCAGGAGCTGTCCGACGAGGGACTCATCGTCCAGCAGGCCGGGCGGGGCACCTACGTCACACCGGTCCAGGCGGCCTACCGGGTGGACACGCTGCGCAGCTTCACGGAGGACCTTCGCGAGCAGGGCCACGACGTGGTCACCCAGGTGTTGTCCGGTGCGATGCGCCGACCGCCGGCCTGGGTGGTCGATCGGTTCGGCGACGGTGGCGGCGAGCGTGCCCTGCGGCTGGAACGGCTGCGCCTGCTCAACGGCCGTCCCGCCATCCACCAGGTCTCCTGGGTCCGCCCGCCGTACGGCGCGACGATCCGGGACCGCGACTTCGTCCGGACGTCGCTCTATGCCGCGCTGGCCGACGCCGGGGTCGCCATCCTGCGCGCCTCGGAACGGATCGTCCCGTCCCTGCTCGCCGCGCCGGCCGCCGGGCACCTGCGCCAACCGCCCGGCAGTCCCGTCTTCGTCAGCGAACGGACGACGGTCGCCCTGGACGGGACCGCCGTGGTGGTCGACCGGGCGGTGGTCGTCGGCGACGCCATGGAGATCCGCGCCGAGCGTGCGGCGACGCGGTTGTCGGTCCGGTGGGGCGCGGTGCGCTCCCCGGTCGCGCCGGGCGACGGCACCCCGTAG
- a CDS encoding lamin tail domain-containing protein gives MTRRLIGLVSALAVAFGGSLAVGAPAQAAAPAIEITKVYYDSPGTDNRSNASLNAEYVKLTNRRARTINLKNWTLRDKANHVYTFRGDVKLAKGKSVVIRTGKGKNTAKNRYWGSGNYVWNNTGDTAYLRNASGKLIDKCAWKKGKGYTAC, from the coding sequence ATGACAAGAAGGCTCATCGGGTTGGTGTCCGCGCTCGCCGTGGCATTCGGCGGTTCGCTGGCCGTCGGCGCTCCGGCGCAGGCCGCTGCCCCGGCGATCGAGATCACGAAGGTCTACTACGACTCGCCGGGTACGGACAACCGCTCGAACGCCAGCCTGAACGCCGAGTACGTGAAGCTGACCAACCGGCGCGCCCGCACCATCAACCTGAAGAACTGGACACTGCGCGACAAGGCCAACCACGTCTACACGTTCCGCGGGGACGTCAAGCTCGCCAAGGGCAAGAGCGTGGTCATCCGCACCGGCAAGGGCAAGAACACCGCCAAGAACCGCTACTGGGGTTCGGGCAACTACGTCTGGAACAACACCGGCGACACCGCGTACCTGCGCAACGCCAGCGGCAAGCTGATCGACAAGTGCGCCTGGAAGAAGGGCAAGGGATACACCGCCTGCTGA
- a CDS encoding ATP-grasp domain-containing protein has protein sequence MSRYRVAVIGGMPAPIHGAKELGIDVVLVHEEGKYEPSILAHTERVVHAPLDDGPAIHAALSPLHAERPFDRVMTTTEVAAISSGYVVDMFGLPGVTEFTARALKDKSLTRECLAKADVENVRYQVVNSVEEAVSFLEQVGGKIVLKPIDGAASLHIKEVGTPEQVAEAMSELAAAGITAPMAEEFLFGPVVSVDSFSFEGRHLTIGYSEYRMNDRFVEWEVSTPSRVAVPHLAELRELTAKLLDAVGVTEGPSHSEFVLTPNGPRVLESHARLAGSGAPELVRRAFGLDLNRMFLTVPLGIDELPLESPAPIGGAVALFLTPKPGPITSITVSEDIPATVRRIPPGGSARVFMPYLFELGAENTAVVITKNPGDEVAPLLTVADCSNGYILASGTDALDAIAKAEAINAQIDFVTG, from the coding sequence ATGAGTAGATATCGCGTCGCCGTCATCGGTGGCATGCCCGCGCCGATCCACGGCGCCAAGGAACTCGGCATCGACGTCGTGCTGGTGCACGAGGAGGGCAAGTACGAGCCGTCCATCCTGGCGCACACCGAGCGGGTCGTACACGCTCCGCTGGACGACGGACCGGCCATCCACGCCGCGCTCAGCCCGCTGCACGCCGAGCGCCCGTTCGACCGGGTGATGACCACGACCGAGGTCGCCGCGATCTCGTCCGGCTACGTCGTGGACATGTTCGGCCTGCCCGGCGTCACCGAGTTCACCGCCCGCGCGCTCAAGGACAAGTCCCTCACCCGGGAGTGCCTGGCCAAGGCCGACGTGGAGAACGTCCGCTACCAGGTGGTCAACTCGGTGGAGGAGGCCGTCTCGTTCCTGGAGCAGGTCGGCGGAAAGATCGTCCTCAAGCCGATCGACGGTGCGGCGAGCCTGCACATCAAGGAGGTCGGGACCCCGGAGCAGGTGGCCGAGGCCATGTCGGAGCTGGCCGCCGCCGGCATCACCGCCCCGATGGCCGAGGAGTTCCTCTTCGGCCCGGTGGTGAGTGTCGACTCGTTCTCCTTCGAGGGCCGGCACCTCACCATCGGCTACTCGGAATACCGGATGAACGACCGGTTCGTCGAGTGGGAGGTCAGCACCCCGAGCCGGGTCGCCGTGCCCCACCTCGCGGAACTCCGGGAACTCACCGCGAAGCTCCTGGACGCCGTCGGTGTCACCGAGGGGCCGTCACACAGCGAGTTCGTCCTCACCCCGAACGGACCCCGGGTGCTCGAATCCCACGCGCGCCTGGCCGGCAGCGGCGCGCCGGAGTTGGTACGCCGTGCCTTCGGTCTGGACCTGAACCGCATGTTCCTGACGGTGCCGCTGGGCATCGACGAGCTGCCGCTCGAATCGCCCGCACCGATCGGGGGCGCGGTCGCCCTGTTCCTGACCCCGAAGCCGGGACCGATCACGTCGATCACCGTCAGCGAGGACATCCCGGCGACGGTACGCCGGATCCCGCCCGGCGGTTCGGCCCGGGTCTTCATGCCGTACCTGTTCGAGTTGGGCGCCGAGAACACCGCCGTGGTCATCACCAAGAACCCCGGCGACGAGGTCGCACCGCTGTTGACGGTCGCGGACTGCAGCAACGGCTACATCCTGGCCTCCGGCACGGACGCGCTCGACGCCATCGCCAAGGCCGAGGCGATCAACGCGCAGATAGACTTCGTCACCGGTTGA
- a CDS encoding helix-turn-helix domain-containing protein, producing the protein MPPISDGRFGAELRRHRMSAGLSLRQLAPLVLSSRGHLHDLESGRRHPTVDLAGRLDDALHTSGLLSGMLHPAPTSDDPNRLAYVTQHPRRLDPETLHILGEMLAAHRRLEDTLGSTPLIPTIRTQLDLVTTLVAESAGGLRQQVVDLAAQWAQFGGWLYAASDRRRLASRWYGTALEWGTEAGNADMVATVLSMRGHLAWSERRPGPLIGLSAAAVRQPASSGVRAIATQQQARGHALTGEANVAIDLLDRATELNEAAMQAPDREPPWIYFHSAAYLTMQRGLAYRLLGWNAQAIEYLRLGLTGLPAGSSAAAWTGPYLLHLAAALVDNGNVGEALDVYERVLALGHATHTVSLVDQVEAAVRALSARR; encoded by the coding sequence ATGCCACCGATATCGGACGGACGATTCGGCGCTGAGCTGCGCAGACACCGCATGTCGGCGGGGTTGTCGCTGCGACAGCTCGCCCCGCTCGTGTTGTCCAGCCGGGGGCACCTTCACGACCTGGAATCGGGGCGACGCCACCCGACCGTTGATCTGGCCGGTCGGCTCGACGACGCACTCCACACCAGCGGGCTCCTGTCCGGCATGCTGCACCCGGCCCCTACCTCAGACGACCCCAACCGACTCGCCTACGTCACGCAACACCCCCGCCGACTCGACCCCGAAACGCTGCACATCCTGGGCGAGATGCTCGCCGCCCATCGTCGTCTCGAAGACACTCTCGGCTCGACACCGCTGATACCGACGATCCGCACCCAGTTGGACCTGGTCACCACGCTCGTTGCGGAGAGCGCGGGCGGACTCCGGCAACAGGTGGTCGATCTCGCCGCGCAATGGGCTCAGTTCGGCGGGTGGCTGTACGCGGCCAGCGACCGACGTCGCCTCGCCAGTCGGTGGTACGGCACCGCGCTGGAGTGGGGCACCGAGGCCGGCAACGCGGACATGGTTGCCACGGTGCTCAGCATGCGGGGGCACCTGGCCTGGTCGGAGCGGCGGCCAGGACCGCTGATCGGTCTCTCCGCAGCGGCGGTTCGGCAACCGGCAAGTTCAGGAGTACGCGCCATCGCCACCCAGCAGCAGGCTCGCGGTCACGCCCTGACCGGCGAAGCGAACGTCGCCATCGACCTGTTGGACCGCGCCACGGAGTTGAACGAGGCAGCCATGCAGGCACCCGACCGGGAGCCGCCGTGGATCTACTTCCACTCCGCCGCCTACCTGACCATGCAGCGCGGGCTCGCCTACCGGTTGCTCGGCTGGAACGCACAGGCGATCGAGTACCTGCGGCTCGGGTTGACCGGACTACCGGCGGGTTCATCTGCGGCTGCCTGGACCGGCCCCTACCTGCTGCATCTCGCGGCGGCGCTCGTGGACAACGGGAATGTCGGCGAGGCGCTCGACGTCTACGAACGGGTGCTGGCTCTCGGACACGCCACCCACACGGTCAGCCTCGTTGACCAAGTCGAGGCCGCTGTCCGCGCCCTGTCCGCACGTAGATAG
- the trpA gene encoding tryptophan synthase subunit alpha, giving the protein MSGKLLVPYVTGGIRPDWTGYVEAYARSGADMIEIGLPFSDPILDGPTIQQASYRALRQGATVRSILDDLTEVDVDVPLIAMTYYNLVMHDPAFCADLAAAGVSGLIVPDVPIDEVDELAASATAAGVDLVLLAAPTTPGPRLAAIARRSRRFVYAVSVMGTTGERDRLADDAVRLARDLRALTDLPVLLGFGISRPAHAVEAAEAADGVVVASALMRMVLDGADPAQVGAVVAEFRAALDGVGVPVPG; this is encoded by the coding sequence ATGAGCGGCAAGCTGCTGGTCCCGTACGTGACCGGGGGCATCCGACCCGACTGGACCGGGTACGTCGAGGCGTACGCGCGCAGCGGCGCGGACATGATCGAGATCGGGCTCCCGTTCTCCGACCCGATCCTCGACGGGCCGACGATCCAACAGGCGTCCTACCGCGCCCTGCGACAGGGGGCCACGGTCCGTTCGATCCTCGACGATCTCACCGAGGTGGACGTCGACGTACCGCTGATCGCCATGACCTACTACAACCTGGTGATGCACGACCCGGCGTTCTGCGCGGACCTCGCGGCGGCCGGGGTCAGCGGGCTGATCGTGCCCGACGTGCCGATCGACGAGGTGGACGAGCTGGCGGCCAGTGCCACGGCGGCCGGGGTCGACCTGGTCCTGCTCGCCGCGCCCACCACCCCCGGCCCTCGGCTGGCCGCCATCGCGCGGCGCAGTCGCCGCTTCGTCTACGCCGTCTCGGTGATGGGCACCACCGGTGAACGCGACCGGCTCGCCGACGACGCCGTTCGGCTCGCCCGCGACCTGCGGGCCCTGACCGACCTGCCGGTGCTGCTCGGCTTCGGCATCTCGCGGCCCGCGCACGCGGTGGAGGCGGCCGAGGCCGCCGACGGTGTGGTGGTGGCCTCGGCACTGATGCGGATGGTGCTCGACGGCGCGGACCCCGCCCAGGTCGGGGCCGTGGTCGCGGAGTTCCGCGCGGCGTTGGACGGCGTGGGCGTGCCAGTTCCCGGGTGA
- a CDS encoding SDR family oxidoreductase — protein MKRTAVVTGASSGIGAATARRLAKDGFFVVVAARRLDRLQALAAEIGGRAVALDVTDQASVQDLAAGLDRCDLLVNNAGGAVGADPLATTSPADLMRSFEINVLGMLYVTQALLPLLRASDAPTIVTVTSTAAHVTYESGGTYTAAKHAEHALVETLRLELCGEPVRVIEIAPGMVRTDEFAVNRFAGDADKAAAVYAGVDRPLVAEDVAECIALTVALPSHVNVDRLVVRPVAQAAQHKVHRQPIFGG, from the coding sequence ATGAAGCGCACCGCAGTGGTGACGGGTGCCAGCAGCGGGATCGGCGCGGCCACGGCGCGCCGGCTGGCCAAGGACGGGTTCTTCGTCGTGGTGGCGGCCCGCCGGTTGGACCGACTCCAGGCGCTGGCGGCCGAGATCGGCGGGCGGGCCGTCGCACTCGACGTCACCGACCAGGCGTCCGTGCAGGACCTCGCCGCCGGGCTGGACCGCTGCGACCTGCTGGTCAACAACGCGGGCGGGGCGGTGGGCGCCGACCCGCTGGCCACCACCTCGCCCGCCGACCTCATGCGGAGCTTCGAGATCAACGTCCTGGGCATGCTGTACGTGACCCAGGCGCTGCTGCCGCTGCTGCGCGCCTCCGACGCGCCGACCATCGTGACCGTGACCTCGACGGCCGCGCACGTGACCTACGAGTCCGGCGGCACCTACACCGCCGCCAAGCACGCGGAACACGCGCTGGTCGAGACGCTCCGGCTGGAACTCTGCGGCGAACCGGTGCGGGTCATCGAGATCGCACCGGGCATGGTCCGCACGGACGAGTTCGCGGTCAACCGGTTCGCCGGCGACGCGGACAAGGCCGCCGCCGTGTACGCGGGCGTGGACCGGCCGCTGGTGGCCGAGGACGTCGCCGAGTGCATCGCCCTGACGGTGGCACTGCCCAGCCACGTCAACGTGGATCGTCTCGTCGTCCGCCCGGTCGCCCAGGCCGCCCAGCACAAGGTGCACCGTCAGCCGATCTTCGGCGGCTGA
- a CDS encoding aspartate-semialdehyde dehydrogenase, protein MAALPTLAVVGATGAVGTVMCELLTGRRNVWGEIRLFASERSAGRKVRCRGEELTVQALTEKAFDGVDVAMFDVPDEVAAHWAPIAVRRGAIVVDNSGAFRMASDVPLVVPEINLEQVQHRPRGIVANANCTTLAMIVAVAPLHREYGLRELVLASYQSVSGAGQVGADTLHDQLAKVAGDRLLGSRTGDVRQAVGDDLGPFPAPMALNVVPWAGSLAEDGWSSEEMKMRDESRKILGTPHLKVTATCVRVPVLTGHSVAVHAVFGTEINAEGARGVLRNAPGVIVVDDPAAGEFPMPIDAVGTDPSWVGRIRRALDDPRALNFFVTGDNLRKGAALNTAQIAELLAKELTR, encoded by the coding sequence ATGGCCGCGCTGCCCACCCTGGCCGTGGTCGGGGCGACGGGCGCTGTCGGCACCGTGATGTGTGAGTTGCTCACCGGGCGTCGCAACGTCTGGGGTGAGATCCGCCTGTTCGCCTCCGAGCGGTCGGCCGGGCGCAAGGTCCGGTGCCGGGGTGAGGAGCTGACCGTCCAGGCGCTGACCGAGAAGGCGTTCGACGGCGTCGACGTGGCGATGTTCGACGTGCCGGACGAGGTCGCCGCGCACTGGGCGCCGATCGCGGTGCGCCGGGGCGCGATCGTGGTGGACAACTCGGGTGCCTTCCGGATGGCGTCGGACGTCCCGCTGGTGGTGCCGGAGATCAACCTCGAACAGGTCCAGCACCGGCCCCGGGGGATCGTCGCCAACGCGAACTGCACCACCCTCGCGATGATCGTCGCGGTCGCCCCGCTGCACCGCGAGTACGGGCTGCGCGAGCTGGTGCTCGCCTCGTACCAGTCGGTTTCCGGGGCGGGGCAGGTCGGCGCGGACACGCTGCACGACCAACTGGCCAAGGTGGCCGGCGACCGGCTGCTCGGCTCGCGTACCGGCGACGTGCGGCAGGCGGTCGGTGACGACCTCGGCCCGTTCCCCGCGCCGATGGCGCTCAACGTGGTGCCGTGGGCCGGCTCGCTGGCCGAGGACGGCTGGTCCTCCGAGGAGATGAAGATGCGCGACGAGTCGCGCAAGATCCTCGGTACGCCGCACCTGAAGGTCACCGCCACCTGCGTACGGGTGCCGGTGCTCACCGGTCACTCGGTCGCCGTACACGCCGTCTTCGGCACCGAGATCAATGCCGAGGGGGCCCGTGGCGTGCTGCGCAACGCCCCCGGTGTGATCGTCGTCGACGACCCGGCCGCCGGTGAGTTCCCGATGCCGATCGACGCGGTCGGGACCGACCCGTCCTGGGTCGGCCGGATCCGTCGTGCCCTCGACGACCCCCGCGCGCTGAACTTCTTCGTCACCGGCGACAACCTCCGCAAGGGCGCCGCCCTGAACACCGCCCAGATCGCCGAACTCCTGGCCAAGGAACTCACGCGCTGA
- a CDS encoding TauD/TfdA family dioxygenase, whose protein sequence is MTRALRVARHHLNDRTRDLLDKELTAAVCDIELDSDAHEAILAGIGAHALQTHLPGEILQALTFYPATGSHVLTIGNLPQQEFPATPRDGFTDEPAMAVTNALHFGLLQLLSLTPFAVDYENTGRYIRNVAPNPAAAGTTSSWGADSEFSWHTDNPHLPFGGKGVDPRRYVPRYLSFYAVRNDEQVPTEVLAIEGAVAALDETTVQELQSAQFTVGPPASTDEAAPLRDTALLEQSYEGTRARFDRGTVAPNTPAATAALDRWVRALDQARSEAFVLRPGDFLIFDNYRVLHRRRAFRPGPADTARWLRRCYAS, encoded by the coding sequence ATGACCCGTGCACTCCGGGTGGCCCGTCACCATCTCAACGACCGGACCCGTGACCTGCTCGACAAGGAGCTCACGGCCGCCGTCTGCGACATCGAACTGGATTCGGACGCCCACGAGGCGATCCTCGCCGGCATCGGTGCACACGCCCTGCAGACCCACCTGCCCGGCGAGATCCTCCAGGCACTGACGTTCTACCCGGCCACCGGCTCGCACGTCCTGACCATCGGCAACCTGCCGCAGCAGGAGTTCCCCGCGACACCACGCGACGGGTTCACCGACGAACCCGCGATGGCCGTGACCAACGCCCTGCACTTCGGTCTGCTGCAACTGCTCTCGCTGACGCCGTTCGCGGTCGACTACGAGAACACCGGCCGGTACATCCGCAACGTGGCCCCGAACCCGGCGGCGGCGGGCACCACCAGTTCCTGGGGGGCGGATTCCGAGTTCTCCTGGCACACCGACAACCCGCACCTCCCCTTCGGCGGCAAGGGCGTCGACCCGCGCCGGTACGTCCCGCGCTATCTCAGCTTCTATGCGGTCCGCAACGACGAGCAGGTGCCGACCGAGGTGCTCGCCATCGAGGGGGCCGTGGCCGCGCTGGACGAGACCACCGTGCAGGAGTTGCAGTCGGCCCAGTTCACCGTCGGCCCGCCCGCCTCCACCGACGAGGCGGCGCCGCTGCGGGACACCGCGCTGCTGGAGCAGAGCTACGAGGGAACGCGGGCGCGGTTCGACCGGGGCACGGTCGCACCGAACACGCCGGCGGCGACCGCCGCCCTCGACCGGTGGGTACGAGCCCTCGACCAGGCGCGGTCCGAGGCGTTCGTGCTGCGGCCCGGCGACTTCCTGATCTTCGACAACTACCGGGTGCTGCACCGCCGTCGGGCGTTCCGGCCCGGTCCGGCGGACACCGCCCGCTGGCTGCGCCGCTGCTATGCAAGCTGA
- a CDS encoding diguanylate cyclase, producing MASTVAEVCQATVDSLARHTPATIAVLLHVHDRLRCVAATGSWQVFATVAPDAGIVGRVYTGGVAAVAPDVTTDPDHIPVRPDVTAEVCVPVPDPAGRVIGVLDVQWTGPADLAAWRTTAERVAARLGARIVALGGPTESRSEKLLRHAAAMTAAGTEWDLMTAAIGAARDVSTLGAAVLVLGGRGGVRLGAPTVAPGELESRIRAELTEAGPQALRGIIDRAHRYGAGYTLGEAGHPPTVEHEPLLRAGVRTLVTVPVGPAQRGGVLLVADDRLLRPDPTTVNLMELLAGQAWSCLDRLRTLDRLREQASSDPLTGLRHTGPFGKRIATATPGRTALLAIDVDGFKTINDTYGHQTGDRVLVGLARALEGALRQGDELYRTGGDEFVAVIEVSRPEEAVRVAERLTEAARRIGRTISVGVALPRPGESPELTLRRADQALYAVKRQGRDGVRLAAA from the coding sequence ATGGCGTCGACCGTCGCCGAGGTGTGCCAGGCCACCGTCGATTCGCTGGCCCGGCACACCCCGGCCACGATCGCCGTCCTGCTGCACGTGCACGACCGGCTCCGGTGTGTCGCCGCCACCGGCTCCTGGCAGGTCTTCGCCACCGTCGCGCCGGACGCCGGGATCGTCGGCCGGGTCTACACCGGCGGCGTGGCGGCCGTCGCCCCGGACGTGACGACCGATCCCGATCACATCCCGGTACGCCCCGACGTCACCGCCGAGGTGTGCGTACCGGTGCCGGATCCGGCCGGGCGGGTCATCGGCGTACTCGACGTGCAGTGGACCGGCCCGGCCGACCTCGCCGCGTGGCGGACCACCGCCGAGCGCGTCGCCGCCCGCCTCGGCGCGCGGATCGTCGCGCTGGGCGGGCCAACGGAGAGCCGCAGCGAGAAGCTGCTCCGGCACGCCGCCGCGATGACCGCCGCCGGCACCGAGTGGGACCTGATGACCGCCGCGATCGGGGCGGCCCGGGACGTCTCCACGCTCGGCGCGGCCGTCCTGGTGCTCGGCGGCCGGGGCGGCGTACGGCTCGGTGCCCCGACCGTGGCACCCGGGGAGCTGGAGAGCCGGATACGGGCCGAGCTGACCGAGGCAGGCCCGCAGGCCCTGCGCGGCATCATCGACCGGGCGCACCGCTACGGGGCGGGCTACACGCTCGGCGAGGCGGGCCACCCGCCCACCGTGGAGCACGAGCCGCTGCTCCGCGCCGGTGTCCGGACGCTGGTCACGGTGCCGGTGGGTCCGGCCCAGCGCGGCGGGGTGCTGCTGGTGGCCGACGACCGGCTGCTGCGCCCCGATCCCACCACGGTCAACCTGATGGAGCTGTTGGCCGGTCAGGCGTGGAGCTGCCTGGACCGGTTGCGCACCCTGGACCGGCTGCGCGAGCAGGCCAGCTCCGACCCGTTGACCGGGCTGCGGCACACCGGCCCGTTCGGAAAGCGGATCGCCACCGCGACGCCAGGGCGCACCGCGCTGCTCGCGATCGACGTGGACGGCTTCAAAACGATCAACGACACCTACGGACACCAGACCGGTGACCGGGTGCTGGTCGGCCTGGCCCGGGCGTTGGAGGGCGCGCTGCGCCAGGGCGACGAGCTGTACCGGACCGGCGGCGACGAGTTCGTCGCGGTGATCGAGGTGAGCCGCCCCGAGGAGGCCGTCCGGGTGGCCGAACGGCTCACCGAGGCGGCCCGCCGGATCGGCCGCACGATCAGCGTCGGAGTCGCCCTCCCCCGCCCCGGCGAGTCGCCCGAGCTGACTTTACGACGCGCCGACCAGGCGCTCTACGCCGTGAAACGGCAGGGTCGCGACGGCGTACGCCTCGCCGCCGCCTGA
- a CDS encoding META domain-containing protein, whose product MRRYLIGTIAATALVLTGCAQHDTMSAGPDPVTVDAASAAQQEPTELIGSWTAAGTDVASGTVVQFTDRSLRVFDGCGVRHGSWNADQSGLLIADMHSGGGCTAAPDAGLGWLLRADGFRADGDTRVLLDDTGAELARLRLGGRPDSEPDMDPSWLQPPTVTDETRRWLAAPPALPAQLADPTSEELVGRWVPVGAAADSAGRWPKPASVEFVADGTWTGSDGCNSYAPGRWATDGDGAFLATGGVSTMIGCDNVPTGLWLITARQAGLDGDVLVLRDAQGAETGRLVRG is encoded by the coding sequence ATGCGCCGATACCTGATCGGCACCATCGCCGCGACCGCGTTGGTGCTCACCGGATGTGCACAGCACGACACCATGTCGGCCGGACCGGATCCGGTCACGGTCGACGCCGCCTCGGCGGCCCAGCAGGAACCGACCGAGCTGATCGGCTCGTGGACGGCGGCGGGTACGGACGTGGCGTCAGGCACCGTCGTCCAGTTCACCGACCGGTCCCTCCGGGTCTTCGACGGCTGCGGGGTACGGCACGGGAGCTGGAACGCCGACCAGAGCGGCCTCCTCATCGCCGACATGCACAGCGGTGGGGGCTGCACCGCCGCGCCGGACGCAGGACTGGGCTGGCTGCTCCGGGCCGACGGGTTCCGCGCCGACGGTGACACCCGCGTCCTCCTGGACGACACCGGTGCAGAACTGGCCCGGCTGCGCCTCGGTGGGCGACCGGACAGCGAACCGGACATGGACCCGTCCTGGCTTCAGCCGCCGACGGTGACCGACGAGACGCGACGCTGGTTGGCCGCGCCCCCGGCGCTACCCGCCCAACTCGCCGACCCCACGTCGGAGGAGTTGGTCGGCCGCTGGGTGCCGGTCGGCGCGGCGGCTGACTCAGCAGGCCGATGGCCGAAGCCCGCCTCCGTCGAGTTCGTCGCCGACGGCACCTGGACCGGCTCGGACGGCTGCAACAGTTATGCGCCCGGACGCTGGGCGACCGACGGTGACGGTGCGTTCCTGGCGACCGGGGGCGTCTCCACCATGATCGGCTGCGACAACGTGCCGACCGGTCTCTGGCTCATCACCGCGCGGCAGGCGGGCCTGGACGGCGACGTGCTGGTGTTGCGGGACGCGCAGGGTGCGGAGACCGGCCGCCTGGTTCGCGGCTGA
- a CDS encoding aspartate kinase, with protein MALVVQKYGGSSVANAERIKRVAERIVAARKAGDDVVVVVSAMGDSTDELLDLANQVSPLPPGRELDMLLTAGERISMALLAMAIHNLGYEARSFTGSQAGVITTSVHGRARIIDVTPGRLKGALDEGAVVIVAGFQGVSQDTKDVTTLGRGGSDTTAVALAAALHADVCEIYTDVDGVFTADPRIVSNARHIKQITYEEMLELAACGAKVLHLRSVEYARRSGLPIHVRSSYSTNTGTMVTGSTEELPVEQALITGVAHDRSEAKITIVGVPDEPGAAARIFDTAAGAEINIDMIVQNVSTEGAGRTDISFTLPKTDGPTAMAALSKIQESVNFKGLLYDDHVGKVSLIGAGMRSHPGVAAGFFAALGQAGVNIEMISTSEIRVSVVCRDTDLDVAVRAIHEAFDLGGDTEAVVYAGTGR; from the coding sequence GTGGCACTCGTGGTGCAGAAGTACGGCGGGTCCTCCGTCGCCAACGCCGAGCGGATCAAGCGGGTGGCCGAACGGATCGTGGCCGCCCGCAAGGCCGGCGACGACGTCGTCGTGGTCGTCTCGGCGATGGGCGACTCCACCGACGAACTACTCGACCTGGCCAACCAGGTCAGCCCGCTGCCGCCCGGGCGCGAGCTGGACATGCTGCTCACCGCCGGGGAACGGATCTCGATGGCGCTGCTCGCCATGGCGATCCACAACCTGGGGTACGAAGCCCGCTCGTTCACCGGTTCGCAGGCGGGTGTCATCACCACCTCGGTGCACGGCCGGGCGCGGATCATCGACGTCACGCCGGGACGGCTCAAGGGGGCGCTGGACGAGGGCGCCGTGGTCATCGTCGCCGGGTTCCAGGGTGTCTCGCAGGACACCAAGGACGTGACGACCCTGGGCCGGGGCGGCTCGGATACCACTGCCGTGGCGCTGGCAGCCGCGCTGCACGCGGACGTGTGCGAGATCTACACCGACGTGGACGGCGTCTTCACCGCCGACCCGCGGATCGTCTCCAACGCCCGGCACATCAAGCAGATCACCTACGAGGAGATGCTGGAGCTGGCTGCCTGCGGCGCGAAGGTGCTGCACCTGCGCAGCGTGGAGTACGCCCGCCGGTCGGGACTCCCGATCCACGTCCGCTCGTCATACTCGACCAACACCGGCACCATGGTCACCGGATCGACGGAGGAGCTTCCTGTGGAGCAGGCACTGATCACCGGCGTCGCCCACGATCGCAGCGAGGCCAAGATCACGATTGTCGGCGTACCCGACGAGCCGGGCGCCGCCGCGCGGATCTTCGACACCGCGGCGGGTGCCGAGATCAACATCGACATGATCGTGCAGAACGTCTCCACCGAGGGCGCCGGTCGCACGGACATCTCCTTCACCCTGCCGAAGACCGACGGTCCGACCGCGATGGCCGCGCTGAGCAAGATCCAGGAGTCGGTCAACTTCAAGGGCCTGCTCTACGACGACCACGTCGGCAAGGTCTCCCTGATCGGTGCCGGGATGCGCTCGCACCCGGGCGTCGCGGCCGGGTTCTTCGCCGCGCTCGGCCAGGCCGGCGTGAACATCGAGATGATCTCCACCTCGGAGATCAGGGTCTCCGTGGTCTGCCGGGACACCGACCTCGACGTGGCGGTCCGCGCCATCCACGAGGCGTTCGACCTGGGCGGCGACACCGAAGCCGTGGTGTACGCGGGGACGGGACGGTAG